Proteins from a genomic interval of Lolium perenne isolate Kyuss_39 chromosome 1, Kyuss_2.0, whole genome shotgun sequence:
- the LOC127306988 gene encoding bZIP transcription factor 30 gives MGTTNEMMHRHVQAAVPLPAHFASASGGRVMAPAQNGSRQRAGLPPTPPTGAGSHPLHVVADACMQMQDDSAARGRKAHRRSRSDVPFGYFPPPSPKTESSAWGLPSAANGGDDLFNAFMSMEAAGMDGMNSSDGDSRGSSMPAAADSSENESEDYGGGGESQAFLWGDGAAGGGGGRKRSAAGGEPPAGVAGRHARSLSMDSLMGKLSFSAGGEPSKFSLEFGSGEFTPAEMKRIMADEKLAEMALADPKRVKRVLANRQSAARSKERRMRYIAELEHKVQILQTEATTLSAQLTHLQRDSSGLATHNNELKFRLQAMEQQAQLRDALNEALTGEVQRLKHSATSSELAGDAGSSSNLAQQMQLRCQNQMLELHKQQQQQIPFYQLEQPEQNGGASRTHESK, from the exons ATGGGCACCACCAACGAGATGATGCACCGCCACGTCCAGGCGGCCGTCCCGCTGCCCGCGCACTTCGCCTCGGCGTCCGGCGGCAGGGTCATGGCGCCGGCGCAGAACGGGAGCAGGCAGCGGGCGGGCCTGCCGCCGACGCCGCCCACCGGGGCCGGGTCGCACCCGCTCCACGTGGTCGCCGACGCGTGCATGCAGATGCAGGACGACTCCGCCGCGCGCGGCCGCAAGGCGCACCGCCGGTCCCGCAGCGACGTCCCGTTCGGGTACttcccgccgccgtcgcccaAGACGGAGTCCTCCGCCTGGGGCCTCCCCTCCGCCGCCAACGGCGGCGACGACCTGTTCAACGCGTTCATGAGCATGGAGGCGGCCGGCATGGACGGGATGAACAGCTCCGACGGCGACAGCCGCGGGAGCAGCATGCCGGCGGCGGCCGACAGCAGCGAGAACGAGTCCGAGGactacggcggcggcggggagagCCAGGCGTTCCTCTGGGGCGACGGCGccgccggcggtggcggtgggaGGAAGAGGAGCGCCGCCGGTGGCGAGCCGCCCGCGGGGGTGGCGGGCCGGCACGCCAGGAGCCTGTCCATGGACAGCCTCATGGGGAAGCTCAGCTTCTCCGCCGGCGGGGAGCCCAGCAAGTTCAGCCTCGAGTTCGGCAGCGGCGAGTTCACCCCCGCCGAGATGAAGCGCATCATGGCCGACGAGAAGCTCGCCGAGATGGCCCTCGCCGACCCAAAGCGCGTCAAGAG GGTGCTCGCCAACAGGCAGTCGGCGGCGAGGTCCAAGGAGCGACGCATGCGGTACATCGCCGAGCTGGAGCACAAGGTACAAATCCTGCAGACGGAGGCCACCACTCTCTCCGCGCAGTTGACCCATCTACAG CGCGATTCGTCGGGGCTGGCCACGCACAACAACGAGCTCAAGTTCAGGCTGCAGGCCATGGAGCAGCAGGCGCAGCTGCGCGACG CACTGAACGAGGCGCTGACGGGCGAGGTCCAGCGCCTGAAGCACTCGGCGACGTCGTCGGAGCTCGCCGGCGACGCAGGATCATCCAGCAACCTGGCCCAGCAGATGCAGCTCCGCTGCCAGAATCAGATGCTCGAGCTGcacaagcagcagcagcagcagataCCCTTCTACCAGCTGGAACAGCCGGAGCAGAACGGCGGCGCGTCGAGGACTCACGAGTCCAAATGA